A genomic region of Leptospira mtsangambouensis contains the following coding sequences:
- a CDS encoding 16S rRNA (uracil(1498)-N(3))-methyltransferase has product MLDPGLILFRTGFTPKPSIVLSNDEMAHLRALRLSKEEAVIQFRDGIGGLYNYQFSPLSKELKFLSEAHIPKKTEHKTIAIALPKGNRFDFFLQKVTEIGLDAVVFLVFRHSIRKEFNLERAEKIVKEAAAQSKQTELLSLSIEPASEWMKSHKDSLVVLHPHRSEIFQANKLIGKIPVVGPEGGFHTEEESWMEENKIPRLTLPGGVLRTETAGIVAASFLVYGT; this is encoded by the coding sequence TTGTTAGATCCTGGGCTTATCCTTTTTCGAACTGGATTTACACCAAAACCATCCATTGTTCTATCAAATGATGAGATGGCCCACCTTCGTGCCTTAAGACTCAGTAAGGAAGAGGCAGTCATCCAATTTCGGGATGGGATTGGTGGTTTGTATAACTATCAGTTTTCTCCGCTTTCCAAAGAACTAAAGTTTCTAAGTGAAGCTCATATTCCGAAAAAAACAGAACACAAAACCATAGCCATTGCTCTTCCCAAAGGGAACCGTTTTGATTTCTTTTTACAAAAGGTCACAGAGATCGGCCTTGATGCCGTTGTTTTTTTGGTGTTTCGCCATTCCATTCGCAAAGAATTCAATTTAGAACGTGCTGAAAAAATAGTAAAAGAAGCAGCGGCCCAGTCCAAACAAACAGAATTACTTTCTCTATCGATTGAACCGGCATCTGAGTGGATGAAATCACATAAAGATAGTTTGGTGGTCTTACACCCACATAGGTCAGAAATTTTTCAAGCAAACAAACTCATTGGAAAAATTCCGGTGGTAGGGCCTGAGGGAGGATTTCATACAGAGGAAGAAAGTTGGATGGAAGAAAACAAAATTCCAAGACTCACTCTTCCTGGTGGGGTGCTCCGTACAGAAACTGCAGGCATTGTGGCTGCAAGTTTCCTTGTGTACGGAACTTAG
- a CDS encoding LIC10775 family protein, producing MIRERDSLFHFVFILLIFQFTSLLSQSSQIIVDPLLQKPWIPDAEEEESRSFFRFLSEFKNKQGTVKKKDSLGRNYLVTPAGKMRFLIDDEYYKEFPVAEEADIAAKELEALYDVRKEKEAVFLGKGIHLCYRLKQEKEPGFFPGWLIRSNEITNRAANEWSDQTIPLDLVSDPYGCYVGDSNKIEDLVLESESFRYRVRLPSKLRYEGLFGDRLGIYGENRDSIYRMVRFVQFLSNYLPEGQTEWEEAFILQTSGKKKKNRPKILLSIGSSFDKSRPLRDTKSYFRFWDSMRSLSPTQIRKLGFKRTENQSEYLSEWTEVDEIGNSVAMEMKEYYLYNAPRGYFLSLSYPKREKETAELYWQTIRSTFVVKE from the coding sequence ATGATAAGGGAGAGAGACTCTCTTTTTCATTTTGTTTTTATTCTTCTTATTTTTCAATTCACATCTCTTCTTTCACAATCATCCCAAATCATTGTAGATCCCTTATTACAAAAACCTTGGATTCCTGATGCGGAAGAAGAGGAGAGTCGGAGTTTTTTTCGTTTTTTATCAGAATTCAAAAACAAACAAGGAACAGTCAAAAAGAAAGACTCACTGGGACGAAACTACTTGGTCACTCCTGCAGGAAAAATGCGCTTTCTCATTGATGATGAATATTATAAAGAATTTCCGGTAGCAGAAGAAGCTGATATCGCAGCCAAAGAATTGGAAGCTTTGTACGATGTTCGTAAAGAAAAAGAAGCCGTATTTTTAGGGAAAGGGATTCATCTTTGTTATCGTTTGAAACAAGAAAAAGAACCTGGTTTTTTTCCTGGTTGGCTTATTCGTTCCAATGAAATCACCAATCGCGCCGCCAATGAATGGTCGGACCAAACCATTCCTCTTGATTTAGTGAGCGATCCTTATGGTTGTTATGTGGGAGATTCCAATAAAATAGAAGACTTGGTATTGGAATCAGAATCATTTCGTTATCGTGTTCGACTTCCATCTAAGTTACGTTATGAGGGCCTTTTTGGAGACCGATTGGGAATTTATGGTGAAAACAGAGATTCAATTTATCGGATGGTTCGTTTTGTTCAGTTTCTTTCGAACTATTTACCCGAAGGCCAAACAGAATGGGAGGAAGCTTTCATTCTCCAAACATCTGGCAAAAAAAAGAAAAATCGTCCAAAAATTCTCCTCTCCATTGGTTCTAGTTTTGATAAATCAAGACCTCTGCGAGATACAAAAAGCTATTTTCGTTTTTGGGACTCTATGCGTTCTCTCTCTCCAACCCAAATTAGAAAATTAGGATTTAAAAGAACAGAAAACCAATCTGAGTATCTGAGTGAATGGACCGAGGTGGATGAAATCGGAAATTCAGTTGCAATGGAGATGAAAGAGTATTATCTTTATAATGCACCTCGTGGTTATTTTCTTTCCTTGTCTTATCCTAAACGAGAAAAAGAAACAGCTGAACTCTATTGGCAAACCATTCGAAGTACGTTTGTTGTAAAGGAGTGA